A section of the Citrobacter farmeri genome encodes:
- a CDS encoding ferredoxin family protein, producing the protein MSQENRVNVDVKLGVNKFHVDEGHPHIILTANPDSKEFQKLLNACPAGLYKQDEAGTIHFDSAGCLECGTCRVLCGETILEKWEYPAGTFGVDFRYG; encoded by the coding sequence ATGAGTCAGGAAAATCGCGTTAACGTAGACGTCAAGCTTGGCGTCAATAAATTCCATGTTGATGAAGGCCATCCGCACATCATTCTGACGGCCAACCCGGACAGTAAAGAGTTTCAAAAATTGCTTAACGCCTGCCCCGCTGGACTCTATAAGCAGGATGAGGCGGGCACAATTCACTTTGATTCCGCAGGCTGTCTGGAGTGCGGAACCTGTCGGGTGCTATGCGGTGAAACGATCCTCGAAAAATGGGAGTACCCCGCAGGCACTTTTGGCGTGGATTTTCGCTACGGCTGA